From a single Candidatus Delongbacteria bacterium genomic region:
- a CDS encoding peptidylprolyl isomerase, protein MSIPFFRTARLGTLLAGVTLLGLFTWGTLESKTPDDRFVIKTTMGDITVQLDRGKAPLSTENFARYANDGFYDSTLFHRVMSNFMIQGGGFTADMKQKTTRSPIANEAPNGLGNTRGTIAMARTNDINSATSQFFINVVDNDFLNFRDSTDTRSFGYAVFGKVEAGMDVVDRIRAVKTGSVPAEGGYPMKDVPLSPVMILSVKPAP, encoded by the coding sequence ATGTCAATTCCCTTCTTCCGGACCGCACGGCTGGGCACACTGCTGGCGGGCGTGACCCTGCTGGGGCTGTTCACCTGGGGCACCCTCGAGTCCAAGACTCCAGACGACCGCTTCGTGATCAAGACCACCATGGGAGACATCACGGTTCAGCTCGATCGTGGCAAGGCTCCCTTGAGCACCGAGAACTTCGCCCGCTACGCCAATGATGGTTTCTACGACAGCACCCTGTTCCACCGGGTGATGTCCAACTTCATGATCCAGGGAGGCGGTTTCACCGCGGACATGAAACAGAAGACGACGCGCTCACCCATCGCCAACGAAGCGCCCAACGGGCTGGGCAATACTCGTGGGACCATTGCCATGGCCCGCACCAATGACATCAACAGCGCCACCAGCCAGTTCTTCATCAACGTGGTGGACAACGACTTCCTCAACTTCCGCGATTCCACGGACACCCGCTCCTTCGGTTACGCGGTCTTCGGCAAGGTGGAAGCCGGCATGGACGTGGTGGACAGAATCCGGGCGGTCAAGACCGGTTCCGTTCCCGCCGAAGGCGGCTACCCCATGAAGGACGTGCCGCTCTCGCCCGTGATGATCCTGTCCGTCAAACCCGCACCCTGA
- a CDS encoding peptidyl-prolyl cis-trans isomerase, producing the protein MSATTRTVRLETSAGDITIQLDLEKAPATSANFLRYVEEGFYKDTVFHRVIRDFMIQGGGMTADMKEKKNHEPIANEAANGLKNQRGTLAMARTSDIHSATSQFFINHRDNDFLDHKSTAPSQYGYAVFARVTEGMDVVDEIAGVATGNKGFHQDVPVEPVVIRGAHLLD; encoded by the coding sequence GTGAGCGCCACCACTCGTACGGTCCGGCTGGAAACTTCCGCCGGCGACATCACCATCCAGCTGGACCTGGAAAAGGCTCCGGCCACCTCGGCCAACTTCCTGCGCTACGTGGAAGAAGGCTTCTACAAGGACACCGTCTTCCATCGTGTGATCCGTGACTTCATGATCCAGGGCGGCGGCATGACCGCGGACATGAAGGAGAAGAAGAACCACGAGCCTATCGCCAACGAGGCGGCCAACGGTCTCAAGAACCAGCGCGGCACCCTGGCGATGGCCCGCACCAGCGACATCCACAGTGCCACCAGCCAGTTCTTCATCAATCACCGGGACAACGACTTCCTGGACCACAAGTCCACGGCGCCCAGCCAGTACGGCTATGCGGTCTTCGCCCGGGTGACCGAAGGCATGGATGTGGTCGATGAAATCGCCGGCGTCGCCACCGGAAACAAAGGCTTCCATCAGGACGTGCCCGTCGAGCCGGTGGTGATTCGCGGCGCCCATCTGCTGGACTGA